The segment AATGAAAAAGACGACCCTGTATCTAGAAGAAGAAGTTCTGGCCGAGATCAAGCTCACGTCCCGGTCCGAAGGCCGTTCTGAGGCTGAGATTCTGCGAGAGGCTATAGACGACTATCTCGAACGTCG is part of the Thermomicrobiales bacterium genome and harbors:
- a CDS encoding CopG family transcriptional regulator, which gives rise to MKKTTLYLEEEVLAEIKLTSRSEGRSEAEILREAIDDYLERRRSALPSIFGQGVGTKFTAAESEDWLRENWKPD